The region GCTCATGTCGAGCGTCGAGCGCACCAGTTGCTGGCCGTGCAGCAGTTCCCGCTCCTCCGCCGAGGTGACAAGCACCGGTAGCGGCATCGGAAAATGCCGTGCCTTCACCGCATCCGCCATGCTGAAGATGACGTTGTAATAGGCAGCCGATCCGTCCGGGGCGATATTGCCGGTCAGTGAAACGATGCGGTGATTGGGACATTCAATCGCCGGAAGCTGGTCGACGGCCGCCTTCAGCGTGCGGCCGGTCCCAACGGCAAGCACGATCGGCTCGGCCCGCTTCAGCCAGCGCTCGATTTCCGCCGCCGCCGCCTCGGCGATGCCGATGGTCGTCGACGAGGAACCGGGATCGCTCGGCACCACTTCCACATGTTTCAGCCCGAATTTCCGCCGCAGCTGACTGCCGAGTTCAAGGCAGGCGGCGATCGGATGATCGAGCCGCACCTTGATCAGACGCTCGGCGACCGCCAGCGATACCAGCCGCTGCGCCGACTGGCGCGAGATCCCCATCGAGGCGGCGATTTCATCCTGCGTGCGCCCGGCGACGTAATAGAGCCAGCCGGCACGCGCCGCATCGTCGAGCCGTGCAGGGGTCTCGGATCTTTTTGCCATCTACTGCCTACCACGCAAAGTGAGCCGGCTTGCCGGTGCCGGACATGAATCTGTATCGCGCCAGATCAAAACAAAATTCCGGCAAATGTCGAGCCTGTTGAAAAGAGCTCCGCCAAATAACCAACGTCGCGCTGGCAAACCCACTCAGGCGAACCCCATTCAGGCGAACCATTGCACAACAAGATAGACCGCCGTCTTCACCAGACCGTAGATCACGCCGCCGGCAACAACCAGCGACACGGCCGTCATGATAAAGCCGATCAGCGCGAAGAGCCCGTCGCGGCCCAATATGCCGAAAGCGAAGACCGAGATCGTGATCGCCGGCAGCATATTGCCGAGCGGGACCGGCAGCAGCAGCACGATCGACAGCAGCAGGCAGGCGGCCCCGGCGAGATATTCCGCCGGCGGCTCGGCGAAGATCGCCAGCCTCGGCTTCAGCATCCGCTCCGCCCAGGCGAGCCAGCGGTGGATGCGGCCGACAATGGATTCGAAATCCTCCCGCCGCATCGAGCGGTCGGCAATCAATCGCGGCAGCCAGGGCTTCAGCCCGAAGGTCAGCTGCGCCGCCAAAAAGACCAGTGGCGCGCCGAGCACGGCCGAGGTCCCGGGCGGTGTCGGAAACGCGTTCGGCAGCGCGAAGATCAGCATCAGCGCGCTGATCGCCCTGTCGCCCATCGTCTGGAACAGATCGCCGATCGAAATCCGCTCCCGGCTCCGGTCGGCGGCCAGTTGCCGCAGGATGGATGAGAGGCGGCGACCTTTGGGACGGGGCGGACGAGGTCTTCTGCGTCTAGGGGAATCGGCGTTTTCGATGGTCATGATACCAGTGGGTAATGGAAGTGCAGACGGATTTTGGCCGCGCAATATGCCAATTGAATGACTTGCGGAACCGAATGGCGATTGAGGCCGCAACCGCATGGCAGGCCGGCGAATGAAGGCTTGTAATTGCCCGCCAACAGTGCGAGCAGACAGCAAAGACCAGAGAAACGGCAGGGTGGCAATGATCATTTCATTCGACATCGGCGGCTCCGCCATCAAGGGCGGCATCGCCCGCTCCGAGACGGACATCATTCCCCTCGGCCGGCGCCCGACGCCGAAGGACGATTTCGCCGCCTTCGTCGACACCCTGCGCGCCACCATCGCCGAAACCGGCGAGAAACCCAGCCGCATCGCGCTCTCCATCGCCGGCGTCGTCGACCCTGATACCCAGCGGCTGATCTGCGCCAACATTCCCTGCATCCATGACCGCGCGTTGGCCGCCGACCTCGAAGCCGAACTCGGTCTGCCGGCACTGATCGCCAACGACGCCGACTGTTTTGCAATGGCAGAAGCCGGCCTTGGCGCCGGCCTTGGCCATCGCATCGTTTTCGGCGCCATCCTCGGCACCGGCGTCGGCGGCGGCCTGATTGCCGATGGCCGCCTCGTCAACGAGGCCGGCGGTTTTGCCGGCGAATGGGGTCATGGCCCGATCATCGCGTCGGCAGCCGGCAATCCGCCGGCCGCCATCCCCGCCTATGCCTGCGGCTGCGGCCAGAAAGGCTGCGTCGATACGGTCGGCGGCGCCCGCGGCTTGGAACGGCTGCACAAGACGCTGCACGATCTCGACCTTTCCAGCGAAGAGATCATCGCGCAATGGCAAGATGGCGATGTGAAGGCAAAACGGACGATCGACGTCTATGTCGATCTCGTCGCCTCGCCGCTGGCGCTGACGATCAACATCACCGGCGCGACAATCGTGCCGGTCGGCGGCGGCCTATCCAATGTCGAGCCGTTGCTTGCCGAACTCGACCACGCCGTGCGCGCCCGCATCCTGCGTAAATTCGACCGGCCGCTGGTGGTGCGCAGCCAATGCCGCATCGAACCAGGTCTGATCGGCGCAGCGCTGCTGGGGCTGAAGGCTGAAGCGGCAGCGGCTTAAAGCACCGGCCACATCCGCACGATCGCTGCGAACCGATCCCAGTCTTTGCGCTCCAGAGGCGTCCATGCGGCTTCGGCAACGGCCGGAAGACGCGGAAAGACCAGCCGGTTGAAATAGGCGCGTGAGATGAAGTTTTCAGTCCAGATGCAGGCCTGGATACCGCGCATCTTCTCTCGCAGCGCCTGCGGCAGCTCGCCCTCGGCCTCGTAAGCATAGCTATGTTCCGGGGCCGAATGGCCTGCCCATGCCGCGCCGGGCTCGGCCCAGGCTTCGGACTGCGCCATGTCGAGATAATAGGCCTGCCCCGGCGTCATCACCACGTCGTAACCCTGCTGCGCCAGCTCGATGCCGACATCGGACTTTTCCCACGCCATCAGCAGCGTGCCGTCGCGATCGACGCCGCCGCCATGCGAGACCTCGTTCCAGCCGGCGAGCTTCCTGCCACGCTCCGACAGCATCGTCTTGATGCGTTTCAGGAAATAGGACTGCAGCTCGGCGGTGCCGGCAAGCTCCTCCCGCTTCATCAGCGCCTGACAGAGCGGCGAAGAAAGCCAGGCGCCCTGCGCCACCTCATCACCGCCGATATGGAGATACGCGCTCGGAAACAGCGCCACGATCTCGTCGAACACCTTGCCGAGAAATTCATAGGTGAATTCGACCGCGGGATTGAGGGCATTGTTGGGATAACCCTGCACCGCGCGATAGCTGTCCGGCGCCTCCTGCCCGTCGACGAGCTCCGGCAGCGAGAGCAAGGCTGCGGTGCTGTGGCCGGGAATGTCGATTTCCGGCACGACCTCGACACCGAGCGAGGCGGCATGCGCAACGATCCGCCTGATATCATCCTGCGTGTAATGGCCGGCGCGTGTTTCCGCCCCGTCACCGAGTTGCGGCACGAGGACCTCATCCGGCCCGCGTCGCGCGCCGATCTCCGTCAGCGCCGGATAGGCCTTGATCTCCAGCCGCCAGGCTTCGTCGTCGGTCAGGTGCCAATGAAAGATATTGAGCTTGTTCCAGGCCAGGATATCGATCAGCCGCAGGACGTCGGCGACCGGATAGAACTGCCGGGATACATCGAGAAGGCAACCGCGCCAGTCATAACGCGGCTGGTCGGCGATCGCGCCGAAACTGGGGAACTTGAAGCGCTCGCCATCGGCGCGGGCGCCATGCAGCAGCTGCGCCAGGCTGATCAGCCCATATTGCCGCCCCGTTTCATCCGCGCTCGACAGCACGACCTCATGCGCAGTGAAACGCAGCTCGTAGGCGAAGGCAGCAATCGACGATTCGGCAGAGAAACGAATACGCCGCCCGCCTTCGACGGCACTCAGCGAAAACGGCGCGTTATCGGCAGGATAAAGCCGCCGGTAGAGTCCAAGAACCAGGGAAAGCGTCTTGATCGCATCTGGCCGCGTTTTCTCGGCCGGATAAAGAACCACCGGCAGATCGCCCGCCTTGAGCCCGAGCGCCAGCGGCCAGGGCAGCAGCGCATAGGGTTCGTCGGCCCGGCCCGGCGGCAGAAGCTGCGGCGCCACACCGCCATCCCGGCCTTCGAGCATCAGATCGCCGAAATCGACCGGAACGTGCCGACCGTCGACAAGCGTCAGATAGGCAGATTTAACGCCTGATGTCACATGTTTCGGCTCTCGGGTCAGTCCCTCGACCGTGAACCGCCAGCGCCCGCCAGGCGCCACGCTCAGCCCCTCTGGCGGCAGGAACTCATGGAGATGCGCGACCTGCCGCTTGAGGCTGCCGCCGTCGCAGACATGCTTATCGGCAACCCGCGTCTCCGACGTGTAGGCGAGCGAGAAGCCGGACAGCGGCTCGGCGGAAAGATTGAAGAGCGTGAAGGTCAAGCGCCCGAAACTGTTTTCGACCGGGCGCCAGCTTGTTTCCAGACGATAATCGGCCATGGTCGCGCCCTCCGCTGGTCTCCTGGCATGCTTTGCAGCTTAGCTTTTTTGAGACGGCAAGGGAATCGGCGCAAACCCGGGCAAAGCCGACGGTGATGGGAACCGGCAGCGACACATTTTGGCGAGAGTCAGTGACTTATAAGGGAAAACGGCGCGGCTTTCGCCGCGCCGTCCTCACTCGGCTGCCAACGCCGGCGG is a window of Rhizobium sp. N324 DNA encoding:
- a CDS encoding sugar-binding transcriptional regulator, which produces MAKRSETPARLDDAARAGWLYYVAGRTQDEIAASMGISRQSAQRLVSLAVAERLIKVRLDHPIAACLELGSQLRRKFGLKHVEVVPSDPGSSSTTIGIAEAAAAEIERWLKRAEPIVLAVGTGRTLKAAVDQLPAIECPNHRIVSLTGNIAPDGSAAYYNVIFSMADAVKARHFPMPLPVLVTSAEERELLHGQQLVRSTLDMSAQADVTFVGIGELGIDGPLCVDGFLEKDEMMELMRGGAVGEICGWIFDADGSLLDNPINERVASAPIPSRDASMVIGLAKGKRKFKAIRAAVVGHQINALITDEETAEFLLRN
- a CDS encoding beta-N-acetylhexosaminidase → MADYRLETSWRPVENSFGRLTFTLFNLSAEPLSGFSLAYTSETRVADKHVCDGGSLKRQVAHLHEFLPPEGLSVAPGGRWRFTVEGLTREPKHVTSGVKSAYLTLVDGRHVPVDFGDLMLEGRDGGVAPQLLPPGRADEPYALLPWPLALGLKAGDLPVVLYPAEKTRPDAIKTLSLVLGLYRRLYPADNAPFSLSAVEGGRRIRFSAESSIAAFAYELRFTAHEVVLSSADETGRQYGLISLAQLLHGARADGERFKFPSFGAIADQPRYDWRGCLLDVSRQFYPVADVLRLIDILAWNKLNIFHWHLTDDEAWRLEIKAYPALTEIGARRGPDEVLVPQLGDGAETRAGHYTQDDIRRIVAHAASLGVEVVPEIDIPGHSTAALLSLPELVDGQEAPDSYRAVQGYPNNALNPAVEFTYEFLGKVFDEIVALFPSAYLHIGGDEVAQGAWLSSPLCQALMKREELAGTAELQSYFLKRIKTMLSERGRKLAGWNEVSHGGGVDRDGTLLMAWEKSDVGIELAQQGYDVVMTPGQAYYLDMAQSEAWAEPGAAWAGHSAPEHSYAYEAEGELPQALREKMRGIQACIWTENFISRAYFNRLVFPRLPAVAEAAWTPLERKDWDRFAAIVRMWPVL
- a CDS encoding ROK family protein, producing the protein MIISFDIGGSAIKGGIARSETDIIPLGRRPTPKDDFAAFVDTLRATIAETGEKPSRIALSIAGVVDPDTQRLICANIPCIHDRALAADLEAELGLPALIANDADCFAMAEAGLGAGLGHRIVFGAILGTGVGGGLIADGRLVNEAGGFAGEWGHGPIIASAAGNPPAAIPAYACGCGQKGCVDTVGGARGLERLHKTLHDLDLSSEEIIAQWQDGDVKAKRTIDVYVDLVASPLALTINITGATIVPVGGGLSNVEPLLAELDHAVRARILRKFDRPLVVRSQCRIEPGLIGAALLGLKAEAAAA
- a CDS encoding exopolysaccharide biosynthesis protein translates to MRQLAADRSRERISIGDLFQTMGDRAISALMLIFALPNAFPTPPGTSAVLGAPLVFLAAQLTFGLKPWLPRLIADRSMRREDFESIVGRIHRWLAWAERMLKPRLAIFAEPPAEYLAGAACLLLSIVLLLPVPLGNMLPAITISVFAFGILGRDGLFALIGFIMTAVSLVVAGGVIYGLVKTAVYLVVQWFA